In Apium graveolens cultivar Ventura unplaced genomic scaffold, ASM990537v1 ctg5354, whole genome shotgun sequence, a single window of DNA contains:
- the LOC141702610 gene encoding uncharacterized protein LOC141702610, translated as MTCPCDDCFNLKKLPSATVREHLFRRGFMDGYTKWIWHGEGIHSKGTKTFDGYYESNRDNMRNNKEDDVGTDRVEEMIEDIEDILSHQPEILDNLVNGSKKLLYPGCSDQFSSDKSFTELLKLLRDILSPDNELPTSTYEAKKLLCPMGMTVEKIHACPNDCVLFRNENELLDTCPNCGASRYKRLENNSSANDKKRPPIKVFRYLPIVEQFIRLFANVHDVKLMRWYVEGRKVDGMLRHPVDSPQWRTIDGKFPEFGGEVRNL; from the exons ATGACATGCCCATGTGATGATTGTTTTAATTTAAAAAAGTTACCTAGTGCTACTGTGCGTGAACATCTCTTTCGTCGTGGTTTTATGGATGGGTATACTAAGTGGATTTGGCATGGAGAAGGAATACATTCTAAAGGGACAAAGACATTTGATGGGTATTATGAAAGTAATCGAGATAATATGCGTAATAACAAAGAAGATGATGTGGGCACTGACAGGGTGGAGGAAATGATTGAAGATATCGAAGATATATTAAGCCACCAACCAGAAATTCTTGATAACTTGGTTAACGGTTCTAAAAAGCTTCTATATCCAGGGTGCAGTGATCAATTCTCTAG TGACAAGAGCTTCACAGAGTTGCTAAAACTTCTTCGAGACATACTTTCTCCTGATAATGAGCTTCCCACTTCTACCTACGAGGCGAAGAAATTATTATGTCCGATGGGTATGACTGTAGAGAAGATACATGCATGTCCAAATGATTGTGTCTTGTTTCGTAATGAGAACGAACTTCTAGATACGTGTCCAAATTGCGGAGCCTCTAGGTACAAACGCCTTGAAAATAATTCTTCTGCTAATGATAAAAAGAGGCCTCCTATCAAGGTTTTCAGGTATTTACCCATAGTGGAACAATTTATTCGTCTATTTGCAAATGTTCATGATGTAAAGTTGATGAGGTGGTATGTGGAAGGAAGAAAAGTAGATGGGATGCTCAGACACCCCGTTGACTCTCCACAATGGAGGACTATTGACGGAAAGTTCCCAGAATTTGGTGGAGAAGTTAGAAATCTATGA